Proteins encoded by one window of Elaeis guineensis isolate ETL-2024a chromosome 12, EG11, whole genome shotgun sequence:
- the LOC105055502 gene encoding GPN-loop GTPase 3 produces the protein MGYAQLVIGPAGSGKSTYCSSLYQHCETMRRTVHIVNLDPAAESFDYPVAMDIRELISLDDVMEELGLGPNGGLVYCMEHLEENLDDWLADELENYLDDDYLVFDCPGQIELFTHVPVLRNFVDHLKRKNFNVCAVYLLDSQFMTDVTKYISGCMASLSAMVQLELPHVNILSKMDLVTNKKDLEDYLNPEARVLLSELNQHMAPQFAKLNKALAELVDDFSMVNFVPLDLRKESSIRYVLSYIDNCIQYGEDADVKVKDFDPSEDD, from the exons ATGGGTTACGCACAGCTCGTAATCGGTCCCGCCGGCAGCGGCAAG TCTACATATTGCTCGAGCTTATATCAGCATTGCGAGACTATGCGGAGGACTGTGCATATAGTGAACCTGGATCCTGCTGCGGAAAGTTTTGATTATCCCGTGGCTATGG ATATCAGAGAGCTTATATCTTTGGATGATGTTATGGAGGAACTTGGCTTAGGCCCAAATGGGGGACTTGTATATTGCATGGA GCACCTTGAAGAGAATTTGGATGACTGGCTGGCAGATGAACTGGAGAACTATTTGGATGATGATTATCTTGTTTTTGATTGTCCAG GTCAAATCGAGCTTTTTACACATGTTCCAGTTCTGCGGAACTTTGTGGACCATCTAAAACGTAAAAATTTCAATGTCTGTGCTGTATACTTGCTTGATTCACAG TTCATGACTGATGTGACCAAATATATAAGTGGTTGCATGGCATCTCTTTCTGCAATGGTTCAGCTTGAACTACCTCATGTCAACATTCTTTCAAAAATGGACCTAGTGACAAACAAGAAGGATCTCGAGGA TTACCTCAATCCAGAGGCACGGGTTTTACTGTCAGAGTTGAATCAGCATATGGCACCTCAGTTTgcaaagctgaataaagctttgGCAGAATTG GTTGATGACTTCAGTATGGTGAATTTTGTGCCCCTTGACTTGAGAAAAGAGAGCAG CATACGATATGTATTGTCCTACATCGATAACTGCATCCAGTATGGTGAAGATGCTGATGTGAAGGTCAAAGATTTTGATCCTTCTGAGGATGACTAA
- the LOC105055501 gene encoding uncharacterized protein, producing the protein MRRTSSLLASLPVSSSARDAAAFRTERRVILPPSPRRNAASSSRETAPNKNIRGGNPELQSLVIERCLSEALTIEDAIDLFGTAASASPKPSIYAINVLLNAIRRTKHYPTVLSLYNKLNQLQGIPPNVYTYGVLINCCCRMNWVDLGFGVFGDLLKRGHVPNAIIFNSLVDGLCSEKRVSEAATMFDKMSLLGCQPDLFSYSALIKGLCSIGSMGLAMELHQKMATLGGCCKPNVVTYTTIIDYLCKEGSVSKALKLIDEMTRAGVAPDVCTYNSIIHGHSTLGHWKEAVTVFKEMVDRGLSPNVVTFSILMDLLCKHGKTAEAHKLLDLMNEKGEKPNIISYTTLVHGYCQESCLVDARKVFDSMSDKGLSPNCHTYSALINGFVKNQKMDDAMELFKKMQRQGLKPSVVTYNTLLDGLCHLGRVEDVGSLLDEMVARGIHPNVITYTSMICGFGRFGKWKEAFQFLNEMIERGIHPNITTLNALINFICKEGKVQEVHRLLEKMISGGMEPNVVTYSTLMDGYCMVGQMNDAARVYDSMVSKGHKPDTAAYNILIDGYCKRWRIDKALSLFNAMPRNGVQCTTIVYNTILAGLYRVGRVADAEKFFDKMLAARACPDLYTYNIILDGLCKNQCIDKAMKLFQDALSSNVSLNIISFTTLIDGLFKAGKINEAKNLFNAMPTTKDLKPTIVTYTIMVKGLIKEGLFDEVDYLLLDMEKSDCPANSVMFNVMVRCLLEKNEIAKAMEIIRKMKEESFSFEESTASQVFEALSKNGQYHDYLKLLPDFSKHHAK; encoded by the coding sequence ATGCGGAGGACTTCTTCATTGCTCGCCTCCTTACCCGTCTCTTCTTCAGCGAGAGATGCCGCTGCCTTTCGAACTGAGCGCCGTGTCATCCTTCCACCATCGCCTAGAAGGAATGCTGCATCATCTTCTCGTGAAACCGCCCCCAATAAGAACATCCGGGGTGGAAACCCGGAGTTGCAAAGCCTGGTGATCGAACGATGTCTATCGGAGGCTCTTACAATCGAAGATGCGATCGATTTGTTTGGCACTGCAGCGAGTGCGAGCCCGAAACCCTCCATCTATGCCATCAACGTCCTCCTCAACGCCATCCGTCGAACGAAGCATTACCCAACTGTTCTTTCTCTATATAACAAACTAAATCAATTGCAAGGAATCCCGCCCAACGTCTACACATATGGAGTCCTTATCAACTGCTGCTGTCGCATGAATTGGGTGGATTTGGGCTTCGGCGTCTTCGGGGACCTCCTGAAACGTGGCCATGTCCCCAACGCCATAATCTTCAACTCTCTTGTCGATGGTCTCTGCTCCGAGAAGAGGGTAAGCGAAGCAGCCACGATGTTCGATAAAATGTCTCTGCTGGGATGTCAACCTGATTTGTTCTCATACAGTGCTCTCATCAAGGGGCTGTGCAGCATTGGGAGCATGGGCTTGGCAATGGAGCTGCATCAGAAAATGGCCACCTTGGGAGGTTGTTGCAAGCCCAATGTGGTTACATATACCACAATTATCGATTACCTTTGCAAAGAGGGATCTGTAAGCAAGGCTCTTAAACTGATCGATGAAATGACTCGTGCTGGTGTTGCCCCAGATGTTTGCACTTATAACAGCATCATTCATGGGCATTCGACCTTAGGCCACTGGAAAGAGGCTGTCACTGTTTTCAAGGAAATGGTCGATCGAGGCCTTTCACCCAATGTAGTGACATTCAGCATACTTATGGATCTACTTTGCAAGCATGGGAAGACTGCAGAAGCCCATAAACTACTTGACTTGATGAATGAAAAAGGTGAAAAGCCTAACATCATCTCATATACTACATTGGTGCATGGATATTGTCAGGAGAGCTGTCTCGTAGATGCAAGGAAAGTTTTTGATTCCATGTCAGATAAAGGTCTTTCTCCAAATTGTCATACATACTCTGCCTTGATTAATGGATTCGTCAAGAATCAAAAAATGGATGACGCTATGGAGCTATTCAAGAAAATGCAACGACAAGGTTTGAAGCCTAGTGTTGTTACCTATAATACTTTACTAGATGGACTATGCCACCTTGGAAGAGTGGAGGATGTTGGAAGCCTCCTTGATGAGATGGTTGCACGAGGGATCCACCCAAATGTAATCACTTACACCTCTATGATATGTGGTTTTGGTAGATTTGGGAAGTGGAAAGAGGCTTTTCAGTTTCTAAACGAAATGATAGAGCGAGGAATCCATCCTAACATCACGACACTAAATGCATTGATCAATTTCATATGTAAAGAAGGAAAGGTTCAAGAGGTGCATAGATTATTGGAAAAGATGATTAGTGGGGGTATGGAGCCTAATGTTGTTACTTATAGTACACTAATGGATGGTTACTGTATGGTAGGGCAAATGAATGATGCAGCGAGAGTCTATGATTCAATGGTTTCAAAAGGCCATAAGCCTGATACTGCAGCATACAATATATTAATTGATGGATATTGCAAAAGGTGGAGGATTGATAAAGCTTTGAGTCTCTTTAATGCAATGCCTCGTAATGGAGTGCAGTGCACAACAATTGTATACAACACCATATTAGCTGGATTGTACCGTGTTGGTAGGGTTGCTGATGCTGAAAAATTCTTTGACAAGATGCTTGCTGCTAGGGCATGTCCAGACCTTTACACATACAACATAATCTTGGATGGGCTTTGCAAAAACCAGTGTATTGATAAAGCTATGAAGCTATTTCAAGATGCATTATCATCTAATGTTAGTCTGAACATTATCTCTTTCACCACCCTAATTGATGGTTTGTTTAAAGCTGGTAAAATCAATGAAGCCAAAAATCTCTTCAATGCTATGCCTACCACCAAAGATTTGAAGCCGACTATTGTCACATATACAATAATGGTGAAAGGACTAATAAAGGAAGGGTTGTTTGATGAGGTTGATTATTTGCTCTTGGACATGGAGAAATCTGATTGTCCTGCAAATTCTGTCATGTTCAATGTCATGGTTCGTTGTTTGCTGGAGAAAAATGAGATAGCAAAAGCAATGGAAATTATTAGAAAAATGAAGGAGGAAAGCTTTTCTTTTGAGGAATCAACTGCTTCTCAGGTATTCGAGGCATTGTCAAAGAATGGACAGTATCATGATTATCTAAAGTTGCTTCCAGATTTTTCCAAGCACCATGCAAAGTGA